The Maridesulfovibrio sp. genomic sequence ATTATTCAGGAAGTGGCCGGACAGCAGTATGGAGATTATTTTTTTCCGGCTATCTCCGGAGTGGGGCAGTCTTACAATTATTATCCTTTCGGCAAGATGAAGCCGGAGCACGGTGTGGCGACCATTGCCCTTGGTATCGGTAAATCCGTAGTGGATGGAGAGCAGTGTATCCGCTTTTCGCCACGTTATCCCAAGATTCTTCCCCAGTGCCCGACCTTGCAGGATTCTCTCAAGAATGCCCAGACTTCATTTTACGGACTGCGTATGGGAAATGGAGAAGTCTGCAGCATTCACGGAAATGCCAACCTTGAAAAACTTGATATTGCGGATTTTGAGGATTCCCTTCCGGTTCGCAGTCTAGCTTCTACTTATCTTGCGGAAGAAGGCAGGATAAGGGACACTGCGGCTATCCCCGGACCCAAAGTTGTGCTTTTCGCTCCTGTTCTGAAGCATAAGCTTATACCGCTTCCTGCGGTGCTGACTGATGTGCTAAAGCTGGCTGAAAAAGGTATGGGCGGTCCGGTGGAAATGGAATTTTGCATCAACATGTATGAAGACGGACGTAAGCCGGAATTCAATCTGTTGCAGTTGCGGCCCATGAGCGCGCGAGCGGACCTGAACCGCATTGAGATATCCGATCAGGAATTTAATGATGCGGTTTGCGTTTCCAGTCACGCTCTCGGTAATGCGCAGAAGGACGATATTGTGGATATACTCATCGTCCGCCCGGATTGCTTTGATGTCTCCAAGACCCGGCAGATTGCCATGGAAATTTCGCGTATCAACGGCCAGTTGGTTAAACAGAAACGCAAATACCTGTTGGTCGGCCCCGGACGCTGGGGTTCTGCGGATCATTGGCTGGGGATTCCTGTTGAGTGGCCTGACATTTCAAATGTCTCCGCAATCATAGAGACTTCCAGTGAGTCGCTTAAGGTTGAACCATCGCAGGGTTCGCATTTTTTTCATAATATAACTACGTTGGGCATCAATTATTTGATGATACTTGATAAACCCGGAAACCGTATGGATTGGGAATGGTTTGCCAACCAGCATATGATTGAGAAAGGTAAGTTTGTAAGTCACTTGCGTCTGCCTGCCCCGGTGGTACTCAAGGTTGACGGGCGCAATTCCCAAGGGGTGATCCTTCCAGCAAGAGGAAGCGAAGAGTATTGTCTGTTGCGTGAATGCGTAGCTGAGTGATTTTCTACTTTACGTAATATGATTACGGTCTTATTTTGGTATGTAAGAATTAGTTTATGTGTAAACCGTAACAGGAAGGGTCATGTTTGATTTTATAGAAGAAGAACGGGATGAATGTGTTCTTTTGTACCCTAAGGGTCATTTTAACCATTCTACGGTTCCTTTGATTCGTGATCGGCTCTACGAGCATTGCAATGAGTACGGTTGCAGGATTGTCATGTGCATGAAGGACGTGGATTTAATTGACAGTGCCGGACTCGGGGTTATGGTTCATGCCCATAAGTTTTGTGATAAGTACGGGGGGATGATTGTTTATAGTGATTTCAATGACATGATCATTAAAAACATGATGATGCTGACCATGGATCGTTATCTTAATTTCAGCCCGACAGTTGATTCTGCTTTGGAAAGATTTGACTGGTAGTTTCCTTTCGAAAAGTTATTTTTAGCGGACCCGCTTTGCAGGTCCGCTTTTTTTGGGCGTTATTATCAGTTTAAGTGATCTTTTGGTATGGAAAGTGCTCACTTCTATCTATGACTAACATCAATGAAAGTATAAATGGTTTTGGACTTGGGCCCAACGTATCGAGATTACAGGAGAATATTGTGAGACAAAATTCTGACACTTCTCAAACTCTTGATGCGGCAGTTAATCAGGCACTTGAAGCAAGATTTGATTTTCTTGAGCGGCAGAAGGGGGAATTTACTATTTTTGCACCCAAAGGACGCATCAGCAACGCAACTGTAAAGTTGTTTAAGGATAAAATTTATGATGCTGCCAGATATAATGGCTGTAAAATCATAATTAATCTCAGGTATACCGTCCTGATAGACAGTGTCGGACTCGGTGTTTTAATCAATTCCCACAAAACAGCTGACAAGAATGGCGGAATGGTTGTTTTTACCGATGTTCCTGAAAGAATTATGAATAATCTTAAGATGTTGTACGTGGACCGCTATCTTCATTTTGCGCCGAATATGAAGCAGGCGGCAAAAATGATGTCTTGGTAAAGTTTGCAGTAGGCAGAAAAATCCCCGGCCCTGATTTTTCAGAGCCGGGGATTTTTTTATTCTTCCTTACTGTGTGGGATTCCGAGCAGTTCGCGTTTTGCCCGTCCCCGTTCATAAGTCCATTTCTGGTACGAGTCCATGTAGGTGTAGAATACCGGAGTCAGGTACAGTGTAACTACCTGAGAGAGGATAAGACCTCCAACAATGGCAAGGCCCATGGGCTGGCGGGCCTGTGCTCCGGCCCCGAGTCCCAGCGCGATGGGCATGGCCCCGGCAATGGCCGCGATGGTGGTCATCATGATCGGACGGAATCTTTCCAGCGAACCTTTCATGGCCGCTTCCGCCGGAGATAGGTTTTCCTTTTCCTCTGCTTCAAGGGCGAAGTCCACTACCATAATGGCGTTCTTTTTGACAATACCGATGAGCATTATGACTCCGACGATGCCGAACAGGTCAAGGTCTTTGCCGAAAAGGGTTAATGTCAACAGTCCGCCGATAGCAGCCGATGGCAGCCCGGAAATAATGGTTATGGGATGGATATAGCTTTCATAAAGAATACCCAGAATCATAAAGATGATGAAAACCGCTATGCCCAGCAGGAAATAGACACTGGACATGGATTTCTGGAATTCGTCAGCTGTTCCTTCGAAATTGGAAACCACTGTGTCCGGTAAAGAGTCTAGAGCCAGTTTGTTGATGGCCGAGGTCGCATCACTAAGGGAGTAGCCGGGTGCAATGTTGAAAGAGTATGTTACCGAAGGCAGCATTCCGGTATGGTTGACCTGCATGGGACCGGGTTTTTCTTCAAAGCTGGCAATGGCGTCCAGTCTGATCAGATCTCCGTTCTTGTTGGCAACGTGCAGTTTCATCAGGTCGCGGGGATCGCGTTGGTTGAAGGGCAGCACTTGCAGGATAACCCAGTACTGGTCTGTATCACCGTAGATTGTCGAGACCTTGCGCTCCGAGTATGCGGAGTTGAGGGTGTTCTCGATATCATGGGCGGTAACTCCGTAGTAAGAGGCTTTGTCCCGATCGATTTTCACCCACAGTTCAGGATTCTGGTCAAGCAGGTCAGAGGTCAGTCCGGTCAGGAACGGAATCTGGCGTAACTGCATTCCGAATTTTGGCGCAATAGAAAACAATTCCTGCTGGTCCGGGGCCTGAACCGTGTACTGGTAAAGGTTCTTGGTGGATTTGGCACTTAGCCTGATCATGGGCGGGTTTTGAATCCAGACCATAATGCCCGGCTCGTTATTAAGTTTGTACATGAGGCTGCGGGCAACTTCATCCGCAGTCATTTTGCGGTCTCCGGGAGGCACGAGCATGGGAAATACATAACCCTGGTTCAGAATCGGTGCTCCGGCAACAGTGATAACACTGCGAATATTCGGATCGGCCATGAGGATCGGTTCCAGCTTTTTCACGTGATCTTTCATGGCATTGTAGGAGATCCCCTGCTTGGCCTGCGCGAAACCCTGACAATAACTCATATCATCTGTCGGCAGGAAACCTTTGGGAATGACCATGAAAAAATGAATGGTCGCCAGCAGAATCAGCCCGGCAGCAACCATGGTCCATGCCCTGTGGCGCATGACAAAATGCAGGGAGCGGTCATACATGCGCAGCAGAAAATCGAAAATGGGGTCGGATTCGGAAAGTTTGCTTCCCGGCTTGAGGATGCGGCTGGCCAGCATGGGGGTCATGGTCAGCGAAACCACCCCTGAGGCCAGAATCGCCACAGTGATGGTCATGGCAAATTCATGCAGGATGCGCCCGATGATTCCCGACATGTACATGAGCGGGATGAAAACCACCGCCAGCGAGAGGGTCATTGAAATGATGGTGAAGGTTATCTGCTTAGCCCCGTCCAGTGCGGCCTGATAAGGCTTTTTGCCCATTTCCAGATGGCGGACGATATTTTCGATCATGACCACTGCATCATCGACCACAAACCCGACGGACAGGGTCAGGGCCAGCAGGGAAAGGGTGTCCAGCGAATAGTCCAGCACATACATGATGGCAAAAGTGAAGACGATTGAAACCGGGACCGCGATTGAAGCGATGATAGTGGCAGAGAAGTTTTTCAGGAAAAAGAAGATGACGCAGATAACAAAGAATATCGCGAGCAGCAGGGTTTCCTGCACATCATTTACAGCATCTTCAATGGGGACGGAACGGTCATAAAGGACCTTCATCTGAATCCCGGCCGGAATCTGGTCACGGATGGTGGGCAGCATTTCCTGAATGGTCTTGCAGACCTCGATAGTGTTGGAACCGGGTTGTTTCTGGATAGCGATGATGATACCCCGTTTGCCGTCAACCCATGATCCGGATTTATCGGACTTGACGGAGTTGATGACTTCGCCCACATCGGAGAGGCGTACAGTCCTGCCGTCGGAAGACTCAAAGATCATAGGCATGAATTCTTCGGCATTTTCCAATTGTCCGGTGGCCTCAACAGTAACGGACTGTTCTTTGTTGTCCAGAGTGCCCACAGGCTCTTTGACGTTCTGGGTGGCAATGGCTTCGCGGATATCGTCAATGTTGATGCCGCGTGCCGCCAGTTTTTCAGGGTTGACCCGTACCCGTACCGCCAGCTTGGATTCCCCGTAGACCTGCACCTTTGATACGCCGTTCACCATTGATATGGAGTCGGTCAGGAAGGTGGTGGTGTATTCGTTGACCTTATAGAGCGGCATGGAGTCGGACCATATTGCCATATAAAGCACTGGATCGTCTGCCGGGTTGACCTTTTCGTAGTAGGGTTGCTGCGGCAGATCGCTTGGAAGATCGCCGCTGGCCCGTGAAATAGCTGCCTGTGTATCAGAGGCCGCACCGTCAATGTCGCGGTCAAGATCGAACTGAAGGGTGATTTGGGTCTGTCCCTGTGAGTTTACAGAACTCATGGAGCGCAATCCCGGTGTGGAAGTGAATTCCTTTTCCAGCGGGGTTGCCACAGAAGAAGCCATGGTTGAGGGGCTGGCTCCGGGCAGAGATGCAGTTACCTGCAGAGTCGGGAATTCAACTGCCGGAAGATAACTCACCGGAAGCCGTAAGTAGCCGACGATTCCGAAAAAGACCATGCCGATGACCACCAGCGAGGTCATGACCGGACGTTTAATGAACAGTTCGGTGATATTCATAATTATTCACCGCTCTTGG encodes the following:
- a CDS encoding STAS domain-containing protein, with product MFDFIEEERDECVLLYPKGHFNHSTVPLIRDRLYEHCNEYGCRIVMCMKDVDLIDSAGLGVMVHAHKFCDKYGGMIVYSDFNDMIIKNMMMLTMDRYLNFSPTVDSALERFDW
- a CDS encoding STAS domain-containing protein, translated to MRQNSDTSQTLDAAVNQALEARFDFLERQKGEFTIFAPKGRISNATVKLFKDKIYDAARYNGCKIIINLRYTVLIDSVGLGVLINSHKTADKNGGMVVFTDVPERIMNNLKMLYVDRYLHFAPNMKQAAKMMSW
- a CDS encoding efflux RND transporter permease subunit → MNITELFIKRPVMTSLVVIGMVFFGIVGYLRLPVSYLPAVEFPTLQVTASLPGASPSTMASSVATPLEKEFTSTPGLRSMSSVNSQGQTQITLQFDLDRDIDGAASDTQAAISRASGDLPSDLPQQPYYEKVNPADDPVLYMAIWSDSMPLYKVNEYTTTFLTDSISMVNGVSKVQVYGESKLAVRVRVNPEKLAARGINIDDIREAIATQNVKEPVGTLDNKEQSVTVEATGQLENAEEFMPMIFESSDGRTVRLSDVGEVINSVKSDKSGSWVDGKRGIIIAIQKQPGSNTIEVCKTIQEMLPTIRDQIPAGIQMKVLYDRSVPIEDAVNDVQETLLLAIFFVICVIFFFLKNFSATIIASIAVPVSIVFTFAIMYVLDYSLDTLSLLALTLSVGFVVDDAVVMIENIVRHLEMGKKPYQAALDGAKQITFTIISMTLSLAVVFIPLMYMSGIIGRILHEFAMTITVAILASGVVSLTMTPMLASRILKPGSKLSESDPIFDFLLRMYDRSLHFVMRHRAWTMVAAGLILLATIHFFMVIPKGFLPTDDMSYCQGFAQAKQGISYNAMKDHVKKLEPILMADPNIRSVITVAGAPILNQGYVFPMLVPPGDRKMTADEVARSLMYKLNNEPGIMVWIQNPPMIRLSAKSTKNLYQYTVQAPDQQELFSIAPKFGMQLRQIPFLTGLTSDLLDQNPELWVKIDRDKASYYGVTAHDIENTLNSAYSERKVSTIYGDTDQYWVILQVLPFNQRDPRDLMKLHVANKNGDLIRLDAIASFEEKPGPMQVNHTGMLPSVTYSFNIAPGYSLSDATSAINKLALDSLPDTVVSNFEGTADEFQKSMSSVYFLLGIAVFIIFMILGILYESYIHPITIISGLPSAAIGGLLTLTLFGKDLDLFGIVGVIMLIGIVKKNAIMVVDFALEAEEKENLSPAEAAMKGSLERFRPIMMTTIAAIAGAMPIALGLGAGAQARQPMGLAIVGGLILSQVVTLYLTPVFYTYMDSYQKWTYERGRAKRELLGIPHSKEE